A single genomic interval of uncultured Sphaerochaeta sp. harbors:
- the mraZ gene encoding division/cell wall cluster transcriptional repressor MraZ, protein MLTGEFYNTIDDKGRILIPSRLRSALEGEALYVTRGLENCLWLMLPTDFEKLKNTIMNGPGAMFDRKLRILQRGMIAPAQLCEFDKVGRINIPQSLRESVSLAAKEESVLLGTGNYLELWNRSAYEQYLHASMDEFLDAAQSLSEMIREDF, encoded by the coding sequence ATGTTGACTGGTGAATTTTACAACACCATAGACGACAAGGGTCGTATACTCATCCCTTCCCGATTGCGGAGCGCATTGGAAGGGGAGGCCCTCTATGTGACCAGAGGTTTGGAGAACTGTCTCTGGCTGATGCTTCCCACCGATTTTGAGAAACTCAAGAACACGATCATGAATGGTCCCGGTGCAATGTTCGACCGGAAGCTCAGGATTCTGCAACGCGGCATGATAGCTCCGGCGCAGTTGTGTGAGTTCGACAAGGTTGGGAGAATCAATATCCCACAGAGCCTCAGGGAGAGTGTCTCCCTTGCCGCCAAAGAGGAGTCGGTACTCCTTGGCACCGGCAATTATCTGGAGCTCTGGAACCGAAGTGCCTATGAGCAATACCTGCATGCAAGCATGGACGAGTTCCTTGACGCTGCACAGTCGCTCAGCGAAATGATCAGGGAGGACTTCTGA
- the rsmH gene encoding 16S rRNA (cytosine(1402)-N(4))-methyltransferase RsmH produces MEYVHYSVMTQEILEYLVPPNDRPAKMVDCTCGEGGHTFLFLSKYPNLEVTGLDRDREIQKKAIKRMEPFGERFTPRNIWFDDFFSEYGQQDLDLVLFDLGISSFHFEESERGFSFRKGEELDMRLDKDAPISAQDVVNGYQEKRLADVIYQFGEERYSRRIARAIVEARKLHKITGSEELASIIYKSVPPNYRYGRIHPATRSFQAIRIEVNRELDRIEPALKGAVQALRSGGRLAVISFHSLEDRPVKWLFKGMAEGSEATIKILTKKPLIPSEQEVSENPASRSAKLRIIEKL; encoded by the coding sequence ATGGAGTACGTTCACTACTCGGTAATGACCCAAGAAATCCTCGAGTACTTGGTACCACCGAATGATCGGCCGGCGAAGATGGTCGACTGCACCTGTGGAGAAGGCGGACATACGTTCCTCTTCCTCTCCAAATACCCAAATCTGGAAGTGACAGGGTTGGATCGTGACCGTGAAATCCAGAAGAAAGCGATCAAACGGATGGAACCCTTTGGAGAACGTTTTACCCCCAGGAATATCTGGTTTGATGATTTCTTTTCTGAATATGGGCAGCAGGATCTGGATCTGGTTCTCTTTGACCTGGGCATTTCCAGCTTCCACTTTGAAGAGTCCGAACGCGGTTTTTCTTTCAGGAAGGGTGAAGAGCTCGATATGAGGTTGGACAAGGATGCCCCCATCAGTGCCCAGGATGTGGTGAATGGATACCAGGAAAAACGTCTGGCTGATGTCATCTATCAATTTGGTGAGGAACGATACTCCCGTCGTATTGCCCGGGCGATCGTGGAGGCACGCAAGCTCCATAAGATAACAGGTAGTGAGGAACTGGCTTCCATCATCTACAAATCAGTTCCCCCCAACTATCGCTATGGAAGGATTCATCCAGCTACCAGAAGCTTCCAGGCTATCCGAATCGAGGTGAACCGGGAGCTGGATAGAATTGAACCGGCACTAAAAGGTGCCGTACAGGCCTTGAGGAGTGGAGGAAGACTTGCAGTCATAAGCTTCCATTCATTGGAGGACCGGCCGGTGAAGTGGCTGTTCAAGGGAATGGCAGAGGGGAGTGAGGCAACCATAAAGATCCTTACTAAAAAACCCCTGATACCCAGTGAGCAAGAAGTAAGTGAGAACCCAGCAAGCAGGAGTGCAAAACTGAGAATCATCGAAAAGCTGTAA
- the murF gene encoding UDP-N-acetylmuramoyl-tripeptide--D-alanyl-D-alanine ligase, whose amino-acid sequence MNTYQHIDQFSFTPSSIAPLCQATCIRGGSLRIVDVQIDSRLCGKGSLFFALKGERTDGFAYIKSVSDKGAAAVVVPTERAQEALRSCDCAVLASDDVLAGLHALSRSYLSLFPQLKTVGITGSCGKSTTKEAIACIAGQLGPTAKTPGNLNSEYGLPLSTFSLEKQSRYGIFEMGIDHVGEMDRMVSILKPDIALLTNIGISHLEKFGSQEIIAQEKAKIFHPGIEAGFVSRSCKHLPSIEKQASRTLHRYDGDAVKAVDLGLEGWLVTYEGETFQIRAVGKHLLEDVVGAIAIGAYLGASPREIAQALEGFTPMQGRSSVYRSDITIIDDSYNASLDSTRSILSYISSLKWEGEKKVVLGPMKELGNQSRIAHRSVANLLARSSFGRAYLYGSEMKEAASQLRRQGYAKKVSFTESFEELENTVERQRNRGDLFLLKASRSVGMERLIPSLTEYAARRPMRYA is encoded by the coding sequence ATGAACACCTACCAACATATAGACCAGTTCTCCTTTACTCCTTCATCCATTGCTCCTCTTTGTCAGGCAACATGTATCAGAGGTGGTTCCTTACGCATTGTTGATGTGCAGATTGACAGCAGGCTCTGTGGAAAGGGAAGCCTTTTCTTTGCCTTGAAAGGGGAACGTACCGACGGTTTTGCGTACATCAAGTCAGTATCAGATAAAGGGGCTGCTGCAGTTGTAGTGCCTACTGAACGTGCACAGGAAGCCTTGCGCTCATGTGACTGTGCAGTTCTGGCCAGTGATGACGTACTTGCCGGTTTGCATGCACTATCCCGTTCCTATCTATCCCTGTTCCCCCAATTGAAAACGGTGGGCATCACCGGCAGTTGTGGGAAGAGTACCACCAAGGAAGCCATCGCATGCATTGCAGGACAACTCGGCCCTACAGCAAAGACCCCTGGAAATCTCAACAGTGAGTATGGACTTCCCCTGAGTACCTTCTCTTTGGAGAAGCAAAGCCGCTATGGGATCTTTGAGATGGGTATCGATCATGTCGGGGAGATGGATAGAATGGTTTCAATCCTCAAACCCGATATTGCACTTCTCACGAATATTGGGATTTCCCATCTTGAGAAATTTGGGAGTCAGGAGATCATCGCTCAGGAGAAGGCCAAGATTTTCCATCCAGGGATCGAAGCAGGGTTTGTCAGTCGTTCCTGCAAGCATCTGCCAAGCATTGAGAAACAAGCCTCAAGGACCTTGCATCGCTATGATGGGGATGCAGTGAAGGCTGTTGACCTTGGGCTGGAAGGCTGGTTGGTGACCTATGAAGGGGAAACCTTCCAGATCAGGGCAGTGGGCAAACATTTGCTCGAAGATGTCGTTGGTGCCATTGCCATTGGAGCCTATCTTGGGGCAAGTCCGAGGGAGATTGCCCAAGCACTGGAGGGATTTACCCCGATGCAGGGAAGAAGCTCGGTATACCGTAGTGACATCACCATCATCGATGACTCCTACAATGCCAGCCTGGATTCCACCAGAAGCATTCTCTCCTATATTTCCAGCCTCAAATGGGAGGGGGAGAAGAAAGTTGTGCTCGGTCCTATGAAGGAACTGGGTAACCAGTCTCGTATTGCACATCGCTCGGTTGCGAATCTGCTTGCAAGATCCTCTTTTGGCAGAGCTTACCTCTATGGAAGTGAAATGAAAGAGGCGGCAAGCCAGCTTAGACGTCAGGGATATGCAAAGAAAGTCTCATTTACTGAGAGCTTCGAGGAGTTGGAAAATACTGTAGAGAGGCAGAGAAACCGGGGTGACCTGTTCTTACTCAAGGCCTCTCGCTCAGTTGGTATGGAACGGCTTATTCCTTCCCTCACTGAATATGCTGCAAGGAGGCCGATGAGGTATGCCTGA
- a CDS encoding phospho-N-acetylmuramoyl-pentapeptide-transferase — protein MPDRLLLLFVLSFVVTFVISKVLLSFVKQSDIAVKPELRAFQKQKAGTPVLGGLAFTMGTLLVSLFDPSLSNPQVLFPLLALVIFAGIGFLDDHMKRKHSNGDGLPSLAKLLLQMQGALLLLVLAKGQNLLSTRIDLVVFQLDLGIGYYLFALLYILYFVNAVNITDGLDALAAGSSLPMLLLLVMLSLKTGSIASSALLGSLIAFLFFNLPPARYFMGDCGSHALGAYIAMSALLMGSELVLFLASGLFLLELASSLIQIISIRRFGRKVFTIAPLHHAYELKGVKESRIVVAFTLVSWLFAAVSLLISR, from the coding sequence ATGCCTGATAGGTTGCTGCTCCTGTTTGTACTCTCCTTTGTCGTAACCTTCGTTATCTCGAAGGTTCTGTTGTCTTTTGTAAAACAGAGCGACATTGCGGTCAAACCGGAGCTGAGGGCCTTTCAGAAGCAAAAGGCTGGGACTCCCGTCCTTGGAGGTTTGGCTTTCACCATGGGAACCTTGTTGGTTTCCCTCTTCGACCCTTCGCTTTCCAATCCACAGGTGTTGTTTCCCTTGCTTGCCTTGGTCATATTTGCCGGCATTGGTTTTCTGGATGACCACATGAAGCGCAAACATTCCAATGGCGATGGCTTGCCATCGTTAGCGAAACTGTTGTTGCAGATGCAAGGAGCCCTCTTGCTTCTGGTACTCGCCAAGGGTCAGAACCTGCTCAGTACCCGTATCGATTTGGTGGTATTCCAGCTTGATTTGGGTATAGGCTACTATCTGTTTGCTTTGCTGTACATCCTTTATTTCGTGAATGCAGTGAACATTACCGATGGGCTTGATGCACTGGCTGCAGGAAGCAGCCTTCCAATGCTTCTCTTGCTGGTGATGCTTTCCTTGAAGACGGGGAGTATAGCTTCCAGTGCATTGCTTGGTTCCTTGATTGCCTTCCTTTTCTTTAATCTTCCACCTGCCCGCTATTTCATGGGGGACTGTGGGAGCCATGCGCTTGGGGCATATATTGCAATGTCAGCTCTGCTGATGGGCTCGGAGCTGGTATTGTTTCTTGCCAGCGGATTATTCCTTCTTGAACTGGCTTCCAGCCTGATTCAGATCATTTCCATCAGACGGTTTGGCAGAAAGGTATTTACCATTGCCCCATTGCACCATGCATATGAACTCAAGGGAGTGAAAGAGAGCCGTATAGTGGTTGCTTTCACTTTGGTATCCTGGTTGTTTGCAGCAGTCTCACTGCTGATTAGTAGGTGA
- a CDS encoding putative peptidoglycan glycosyltransferase FtsW encodes MDIRRDFDDWRQIEEPLEESGRNLSAFTFLCVVILITSLGLIMLYSASYNEALVHGLPHHYFFTRQMMFVALAVVGWFVIRYIPLRWIEHISYFALVVSMILLLMTLFTPFGQERLGSKRWLQIGPIPSFQPSEFAKVGIILFFAAYHRKDRSGQSMLLRHGLPIVISLVITLLIFLQRDYSSAILFLFICFAMLIASGFRILHMVILLAFLVPPAIVAMFSQSYRVKRIFSFLFPSLDPSGMSYQVSTGLKAISSGGLFGVGLGNGSYKLGLLPEVQSDFIFASVCEELGLVGGAFILALFLMFAILGYHASRKMQDRDRFLSLMAFGLTSMVLFQAILNLGVVTALLPPTGIPLPFFSQGGTNILVVLLSCAMLYRILLISSGRIPLYKSSLGKEERAAIQFPSQGGVE; translated from the coding sequence ATGGATATACGAAGAGATTTTGATGATTGGCGGCAAATAGAGGAACCACTTGAGGAGAGCGGAAGAAACCTGAGTGCCTTCACTTTCCTTTGTGTCGTCATCCTCATTACCTCTCTAGGGCTGATCATGCTCTACAGCGCCTCATACAATGAGGCCTTGGTACATGGACTACCTCATCACTATTTCTTTACAAGACAAATGATGTTTGTCGCCTTGGCAGTGGTTGGTTGGTTTGTCATCCGTTATATACCCCTTCGTTGGATAGAGCATATTTCCTATTTTGCATTGGTTGTATCCATGATTCTCCTCCTGATGACCCTCTTCACTCCCTTTGGACAGGAACGTCTGGGTTCCAAGCGTTGGCTGCAGATTGGACCCATTCCATCCTTCCAGCCTTCAGAGTTTGCAAAAGTAGGGATCATTCTTTTCTTTGCTGCCTACCATAGGAAGGACCGCAGCGGGCAATCCATGCTTCTCCGTCATGGACTGCCCATAGTGATCAGCTTGGTGATTACCTTGCTGATCTTTCTTCAGCGGGACTACTCTTCAGCGATCTTGTTCCTGTTTATCTGTTTTGCCATGTTGATCGCCAGTGGGTTCAGGATTCTTCACATGGTCATTCTCCTTGCATTCCTGGTTCCCCCAGCGATTGTTGCGATGTTCAGTCAATCCTACCGGGTCAAACGAATTTTCTCTTTCCTGTTTCCTTCCCTCGATCCTAGTGGGATGAGTTATCAGGTAAGTACCGGGTTGAAGGCAATCTCTTCAGGAGGGCTGTTTGGGGTAGGCCTGGGCAATGGTTCCTACAAGCTTGGACTCCTGCCTGAAGTCCAGAGTGACTTCATATTTGCCTCAGTTTGCGAGGAGTTGGGACTTGTGGGGGGAGCTTTCATCCTTGCACTCTTTCTCATGTTTGCGATTCTTGGATACCATGCAAGCCGAAAGATGCAGGACAGGGATCGATTTCTCAGCTTGATGGCCTTCGGCCTGACCAGTATGGTGCTATTCCAAGCTATCCTGAATCTCGGAGTGGTAACTGCATTGTTACCACCCACCGGTATCCCCCTACCGTTCTTCAGCCAAGGGGGAACCAATATTCTGGTGGTATTATTGAGCTGTGCGATGCTTTACCGAATTCTACTGATCAGCAGTGGCAGGATACCACTGTACAAGAGTTCCTTGGGCAAAGAGGAGCGAGCAGCGATTCAGTTTCCCTCCCAAGGGGGCGTTGAATGA
- a CDS encoding FtsQ-type POTRA domain-containing protein, with amino-acid sequence MRRIPIGVKLTAMILPLVVFLVFIALRTVPQFKITTIKVVAENGKERIPTTLKEQLATYVGLSLFELNLNHLERELSSYPTIKTLKLKRVLPSSLVATISLVESPALVQTTDGLETYLVEENALVRLPAEEIDAWKQEMVTILVPPSYAQMLRVYGLDSSFHQVMELANSLGEKTTLITSIKYDNNSSNSFGKMVLEISSLNAQIWVREPVGTAQIQAAVALAQQDQKDTLSFLSSEDKRYDLYREGLVRR; translated from the coding sequence ATGAGACGCATACCGATTGGGGTGAAGTTGACCGCGATGATTCTCCCCTTGGTTGTGTTCCTGGTATTCATTGCACTGCGCACAGTTCCGCAGTTCAAGATCACCACAATCAAGGTTGTTGCAGAAAATGGGAAGGAGAGAATTCCCACTACACTCAAGGAACAATTGGCAACCTACGTGGGGCTCTCACTTTTTGAACTGAATCTCAATCATCTCGAGCGGGAGTTGAGCTCATACCCGACAATCAAAACCCTGAAGCTTAAACGAGTCTTGCCTTCCTCTCTTGTGGCAACCATCTCCTTGGTGGAAAGTCCTGCCTTGGTGCAGACCACTGATGGGTTAGAGACCTATCTGGTTGAGGAAAATGCATTAGTGAGATTGCCTGCCGAAGAAATTGATGCATGGAAACAGGAGATGGTTACCATACTGGTACCTCCCTCCTATGCACAGATGCTGAGAGTCTATGGACTTGATAGCTCATTTCATCAGGTTATGGAATTGGCAAATTCCCTTGGAGAGAAAACTACCTTGATAACAAGTATAAAATACGATAATAATAGTAGTAACAGCTTTGGAAAGATGGTTTTGGAAATCTCCTCTCTCAATGCCCAGATTTGGGTGAGAGAACCTGTAGGGACGGCCCAGATACAAGCGGCCGTAGCACTGGCCCAACAGGACCAGAAGGATACACTCTCCTTCCTCAGCTCGGAAGACAAGCGTTATGACCTCTATCGAGAGGGTTTGGTGCGCAGGTAA
- the ftsA gene encoding cell division protein FtsA, whose protein sequence is MAGDKMLMGLDIGSSRTRCVIGSVSRDGQLMVDSICEHSSEGVRAGSIVNIEQTLKTIQTVINEAELQAGAEMSEVIIGIGGENIVGIPSTGVVGINSKDQEIKREDIFRSLEVARAFELPQDREILHTLVQDFQIDGQMGIKDPIDMLGHRLESRVLIVTASSAICQNERKCIQRSGLSVQRMVLQSLADAEVVLSGEEKEMGTILINIGSGITNMIAYTNGAPVYTGGVNLGGDAVTNDIAYILNKTRGTAEQIKCESGHSYVPSVSSEDMVLIPQVGGLPPIKMPKKELSKVIEPRMAEIFSRLQSDLEKAQVHGSFGGGVVLVGGGALLSGVTELASEIFQLPARLGFPEAIGGLDRSYISPQYTTVLGLMKSEARRARDTATGTRSRKERTRRKEGGAVSKLRGFFRTLF, encoded by the coding sequence ATGGCTGGTGATAAGATGTTGATGGGACTGGATATAGGCTCAAGCCGAACTAGATGCGTTATCGGCTCAGTGAGTCGGGATGGCCAGTTGATGGTAGACAGCATCTGTGAGCACTCCAGTGAAGGAGTTCGAGCCGGTTCCATCGTTAATATTGAGCAGACCTTGAAGACCATCCAAACGGTGATCAATGAAGCGGAGCTCCAGGCAGGAGCTGAGATGAGTGAAGTCATCATCGGAATCGGTGGGGAGAATATTGTTGGTATCCCCAGTACCGGGGTGGTCGGGATCAATAGCAAGGACCAAGAAATAAAAAGAGAAGATATTTTTCGCAGTCTTGAGGTCGCCAGGGCGTTTGAACTACCCCAGGACCGTGAGATTCTCCATACATTGGTCCAGGACTTCCAGATTGATGGACAGATGGGTATCAAGGATCCCATCGATATGCTTGGGCATCGGCTCGAGAGCCGGGTGCTGATTGTAACTGCTTCTTCTGCAATTTGCCAGAATGAGCGAAAGTGTATCCAGCGGTCTGGATTGAGCGTACAGAGAATGGTATTGCAGAGCCTTGCCGATGCTGAGGTAGTCCTCAGCGGTGAGGAAAAAGAGATGGGCACAATCCTTATCAATATCGGCAGTGGTATCACGAATATGATAGCTTATACCAATGGGGCTCCCGTCTATACAGGTGGGGTTAACCTAGGAGGAGATGCTGTCACGAATGATATTGCCTACATTCTGAACAAGACGCGGGGAACTGCGGAGCAGATAAAGTGTGAAAGTGGTCACAGTTATGTACCTTCTGTCAGTAGTGAAGATATGGTACTTATCCCCCAGGTGGGGGGACTTCCTCCCATCAAGATGCCCAAGAAAGAGCTCAGCAAGGTCATTGAACCAAGAATGGCTGAAATCTTCAGTAGATTGCAGAGTGACTTGGAAAAGGCCCAGGTGCATGGTTCCTTTGGTGGTGGAGTGGTATTGGTAGGAGGAGGAGCCCTGCTTAGCGGGGTTACCGAACTGGCAAGTGAGATTTTCCAGCTTCCTGCGCGCCTCGGATTCCCTGAGGCTATTGGGGGCTTGGATCGGAGTTATATCAGTCCACAGTACACGACTGTGCTTGGCTTGATGAAGAGTGAAGCTCGTAGGGCACGGGATACAGCTACCGGAACACGTTCACGCAAGGAGCGGACGCGTCGCAAGGAAGGTGGGGCAGTATCGAAGCTCCGTGGTTTTTTCAGGACACTGTTTTAA
- the ftsZ gene encoding cell division protein FtsZ: protein MDFGMFEVEDMVQDEQTTATVIKVLGVGGAGGNAVNRMIASGLKKVQFVTMNTDMQALQRSNAQVRLPIGKELTGGLGAGGVPEVGEKAAQESKEDIRREIENADMVFITAGMGGGTGTGAAPVVAEIAKSCNALTVAVVTTPFAFEGKKKLLLAQAGIEKLRKQVDTLIIIPNQYLLKVVENNTPIKQAFLMADEVLYMGVQGISELITEPGEINIDFADVRTVMKGKGDALMGIGFGEGANRAVDAARQAINNPLLENASIEGAKSVLVNLSGSDNLTLQEYQDVVELVTDKCSDDALIIAGQAFNPELGDRIKVTVVATGFERKEEVVGAEVPEMDMVKRHYAAAKVDEKRQEEEAPAAKNTQEDEEAIPAIQVNRWQDLQKQLGKGPGSNSNDYTIPAVLRYSRNKAEEK, encoded by the coding sequence ATGGATTTTGGAATGTTTGAAGTTGAGGATATGGTTCAGGATGAACAAACCACTGCCACGGTCATCAAGGTGCTCGGGGTAGGAGGTGCTGGTGGAAATGCGGTTAATCGTATGATTGCCAGTGGCCTGAAAAAGGTGCAGTTCGTTACCATGAACACTGATATGCAGGCCTTACAGCGATCCAACGCACAGGTCCGCCTTCCCATCGGCAAGGAGTTGACAGGAGGCCTTGGTGCAGGAGGTGTTCCTGAAGTGGGGGAGAAAGCTGCCCAGGAGAGCAAGGAAGACATCCGCCGCGAGATTGAGAATGCCGATATGGTCTTTATTACCGCCGGCATGGGAGGGGGAACCGGTACTGGTGCAGCCCCGGTAGTCGCTGAGATTGCCAAGAGCTGTAATGCTCTCACTGTTGCGGTCGTAACCACTCCATTCGCCTTCGAAGGGAAGAAGAAATTACTGTTGGCACAGGCAGGAATTGAAAAACTGCGAAAGCAGGTGGATACCCTGATCATCATCCCCAACCAATATTTGCTGAAGGTAGTGGAGAACAATACCCCTATCAAGCAAGCCTTCCTGATGGCGGATGAAGTCCTGTATATGGGTGTACAGGGAATCAGTGAGCTGATCACTGAACCAGGTGAAATCAACATTGACTTTGCGGACGTCAGGACTGTCATGAAAGGCAAGGGTGATGCTCTTATGGGTATCGGATTTGGAGAAGGGGCGAACCGTGCAGTTGATGCTGCTCGACAAGCCATCAACAACCCCCTCCTGGAAAATGCCAGTATAGAGGGAGCCAAGAGTGTCCTGGTCAATCTCTCGGGTAGCGACAACCTTACCCTCCAGGAGTACCAGGATGTCGTTGAGTTGGTAACCGACAAGTGCAGTGATGATGCTCTGATTATCGCTGGTCAGGCTTTCAATCCTGAACTTGGTGACCGTATCAAGGTCACGGTAGTTGCTACTGGCTTTGAACGGAAGGAAGAGGTCGTTGGTGCTGAAGTGCCTGAGATGGATATGGTCAAGCGCCACTATGCCGCTGCAAAAGTTGACGAAAAGAGGCAGGAAGAAGAGGCCCCTGCAGCCAAAAACACCCAGGAGGACGAGGAAGCAATCCCCGCAATCCAGGTCAATCGCTGGCAGGATCTGCAGAAACAGCTGGGTAAGGGGCCGGGTAGTAATTCCAACGACTATACCATCCCTGCCGTACTGAGGTACTCCAGGAATAAAGCAGAAGAGAAATAA
- a CDS encoding tyrosine-type recombinase/integrase, whose amino-acid sequence MALPVDQLLLEEYEDYLMIQRRLSQATLSVYLYEVSRLLETASPLETVDATQLETYLIGERKERNLSPASLAKTLSALRSFFSFLQLQKIRQDNPVLLISHSQKPLTLPLVASVEQIDVLLESIDTSSPLGYRDRTLFELIYSCGLRISEACNLEVSDYQDGKLRVLGKRDKLRIVPVGDIAAYYLDEYLKDIRPDLIGMRLANKALFVGRRGRKLTRQAIYKRFVSYCGECGLDAKVHTLRHSFATHLLEGGADLRSVQELLGHADIKTTQIYTHVDTASLQHAYDAYHDEQGSEE is encoded by the coding sequence ATGGCTCTCCCCGTTGACCAGCTCCTGCTCGAAGAGTACGAGGATTATCTGATGATACAGCGTCGTCTATCCCAGGCGACGCTGTCGGTCTATCTATACGAAGTTTCTCGTTTGCTGGAAACAGCATCCCCCCTTGAAACAGTGGATGCAACCCAACTGGAAACCTATCTGATCGGGGAGAGAAAGGAGCGCAACCTCAGCCCTGCAAGTCTTGCAAAGACACTCAGTGCACTTAGGTCATTCTTTTCCTTTCTGCAACTCCAGAAGATAAGGCAGGACAACCCTGTCCTCCTGATCAGTCATTCACAGAAACCGCTCACGCTTCCCCTGGTGGCAAGTGTGGAGCAGATTGATGTACTCCTTGAAAGTATTGATACGAGCTCCCCACTGGGATATCGGGATCGCACCTTGTTTGAATTGATCTACTCCTGTGGATTGAGAATAAGTGAGGCATGTAATCTTGAGGTTTCTGATTATCAGGATGGAAAACTGCGTGTGCTGGGAAAGAGGGATAAGCTTCGTATTGTTCCTGTAGGGGATATTGCAGCCTACTATCTGGATGAGTATCTCAAGGATATCCGTCCGGATCTTATTGGTATGCGCTTGGCCAACAAAGCCCTTTTTGTCGGACGTAGGGGCAGGAAGCTCACCAGGCAGGCTATCTATAAGCGTTTTGTCAGCTACTGTGGGGAGTGCGGCCTTGATGCAAAGGTGCATACGCTTCGCCATAGCTTTGCCACCCACCTCCTCGAGGGGGGAGCTGACCTGAGAAGTGTCCAGGAGTTGCTTGGACATGCAGATATCAAGACAACGCAAATCTACACCCATGTGGATACTGCCTCCCTGCAGCATGCATATGATGCCTACCATGACGAGCAGGGGAGTGAGGAGTAA
- a CDS encoding TSUP family transporter: protein MSVLWILCPIIAFGSAVDAIAGGGGLITLTAYVAVGLPSTTALGNNKFASASGTLVATIQYLANKQVSFLVGGIAIVTTFIGSSYGSYLATQYAATYLSYLLIILVPSLAVFMLVNPNFGKAQPRGRAFTLSLSGITGLVVGMYDGFFGPGTGMFLTIIFTAVLGLDLLKACGTARIVNLASNIAALSMFLYHGVIDFSIAIPCAISAIIGGYIGSHLALRIGGKVVKPVMLLVLSLLLIKVVFERF, encoded by the coding sequence GTGAGTGTATTATGGATTCTCTGTCCCATCATCGCCTTCGGTTCTGCTGTGGATGCCATCGCTGGTGGTGGTGGCCTGATCACCCTGACCGCCTATGTAGCGGTGGGGCTTCCTTCAACCACCGCCCTGGGGAATAATAAATTTGCCTCTGCAAGTGGGACACTGGTTGCCACCATCCAGTATCTGGCCAATAAGCAGGTCAGCTTTCTGGTAGGGGGGATAGCCATTGTTACAACCTTCATAGGTTCTTCCTATGGATCCTACCTGGCTACACAATATGCAGCAACCTATCTTTCCTATCTCTTGATCATACTGGTACCCTCCCTTGCCGTATTCATGTTGGTAAACCCGAATTTCGGGAAGGCCCAACCAAGGGGAAGGGCTTTCACCCTATCCCTCAGTGGCATCACAGGATTGGTAGTTGGGATGTATGATGGCTTCTTCGGGCCAGGGACAGGCATGTTCCTTACCATCATTTTTACCGCTGTACTCGGTCTGGACCTGCTTAAGGCATGTGGAACTGCACGGATAGTGAACCTTGCCTCCAATATCGCAGCCTTGTCCATGTTTCTCTACCATGGGGTGATTGATTTCTCCATTGCAATTCCCTGTGCCATCAGTGCCATCATTGGTGGGTACATCGGCAGTCACTTGGCACTGAGAATCGGAGGGAAGGTAGTGAAACCGGTCATGTTGCTGGTACTCTCCCTCTTGCTCATCAAGGTTGTGTTTGAACGGTTTTGA